In Pseudorasbora parva isolate DD20220531a chromosome 9, ASM2467924v1, whole genome shotgun sequence, the following proteins share a genomic window:
- the yme1l1b gene encoding ATP-dependent zinc metalloprotease YME1L1b codes for MFSLSTSLQPQVTVQLSHLINALHSLTGSVSSNTSVHHKHRENTPEQEINSTEPSLTLRDLGLTDLGVGQLDKLVEKLLPCVSQQDSPSQLRTEPNIWRTSHLSSGSFFHNKHGFSRMGGATPVFSRQNKSPLQTLCTDLQYLPLLVPNRGFKTLKSKTRRLQGGIDSSVEPEGFTPSFMKGFLTRDKGPDVETLDKLLKTKNIPDGQHDAFKTGFAEGFLKAQALTQRTQDSLRRMRLILLVLLLLGLYGLSKTPFLSVRFRTTSGLDSAVDPVQMKNVTFDHVKGAEEAKNELQEVVEFLRNPQKFTVLGGKLPKGILLIGPPGTGKTLLARAVAGEADVPFYYASGSEFDEMFVGVGASRIRNLFREAKANAPCVIFIDELDSVGGKRIESPMHPYSRQTINQLLAEMDGFKPNEGVIIIGATNFPEALDNALIRPGRFDMQVTVPRPDVKGRTEILKWYLKKIKVDSAVEAEVIARGTVGFSGAELENLVNQAALRAAVDGKDMVTMKELEFAKDKILMGPERRSAEIDQRNKEITAYHESGHAIIAYYTKGAMPINKATIMPRGPTLGHVSMLPESDRWSETRAQLLAQMDVSMGGRVAEELIFGNENITTGASSDFDSATKIAKMMVTRFGMSEKLGVMTYADLTKQSPETQAAIEHEVRILLRDSYERAKTLLKSRAKEHKNLAEALLQYETLDAKEIQLVLEGKTLEGHGR; via the exons ATGTTTTCTCTTTCTACTTCCCTACAGCCACAG gTAACAGTCCAGCTGAGTCACCTCATCAACGCCCTGCACTCTCTGACGGGTTCAGTGAGCAGCAATACTTCAGTCCATCACAAACACAGAGAGAACACGCCAGAACAAGAGATCAACAGCACAGAG CCGTCACTGACGCTCAGGGATTTAGGTCTGACAGATCTAGGAGTCGGTCAGCTAGATAAGCTGGTGGAGAAGCTTCTGCCCTGTGTTTCTCAGCAGGACTCGCCCTCACAACTGAGGACTGAGCCAAATATCTGGAGGACTTCCCATCTCTCCTCAGGTTCTTTCTTTCACAACAAGCATG GGTTTTCCAGAATGGGTGGTGCTACTCCTGTCTTCTCTAGGCAAAACAAGTCCCCTCTCCAAACACTATGTACAGATCTCCAATATTTACCAT TGTTGGTCCCAAATCGAGGCTTTAAAACTCTGAAGTCCAAAACACGGCGTCTACAGGGAGGTATAGACAGTTCAGTGGAGCCTGAAGGATTCACGCCATCATTTATGAAG gGTTTCCTCACACGAGACAAAGGGCCAGATGTTGAAACTTTGGACAAGCTTCTTAAAACCAAAAATATACCTGATGGTCAACATGATGCTTTTAAGACTGGTTTTGCTGAGGGCTTCCTTAAAGCTCAGGCCCTGACACAGAGAACCCAAG ACTCATTAAGGAGGATGCGACTGATACTATTGGTGCTTTTGCTGTTGGGCTTGTATGGACTCTCAAAAACACCTTTCTTATCAG TGCGATTCCGAACCACATCAGGCTTGGACTCGGCAGTGGACCCTGTCCAGATGAAGAACGTCACCTTCGACCATGTGAAGGGTGCGGAGGAGGCCAAGAATGAGCTGCAGGAAGTGGTGGAGTTTCTGCGGAACCCTCAGAAGTTCACTGTTTTGGGAGGAAAGCTGCCTAAAG GAATCTTGTTGATTGGGCCTCCAGGTACAGGAAAGACCCTATTGGCCCGTGCTGTGGCGGGCGAGGCAGATGTGCCATTCTATTATGCGTCTGGCTCCGAGTTTGATGAGATGTTTGTTGGTGTTGGTGCCAGTCGAATCAGAAACCTTTTCA GGGAAGCTAAAGCTAACGCTCCTTGTGTTATCTTCATTGATGAGCTGGATAGTGTTGGAGGAAAGAGGATCGAGTCTCCCATGCACCCCTATTCTAGACAGACAATCAATCAGCTTCTAGCAGAGATGGATGG GTTTAAGCCAAATGAAGGCGTCATCATAATTGGAGCAACAAACTTCCCTGAAGCTTTGGATAA TGCTCTGATCCGGCCAGGACGTTTTGATATGCAGGTCACCGTCCCCAGACCAGATGTGAAGGGCCGCACTGAAATCCTCAAGTGGtaccttaaaaaaattaaagtagACTCTG CTGTGGAGGCAGAGGTCATTGCTAGAGGAACGGTGGGGTTCTCTGGTGCCGAGCTGGAGAATCTTGTGAATCAGGCTGCACTTAGAGCTGCTGTGGATGGTAAAGACATGGTGACCATGAAGGAGCTGGAATTTGCTAAGGACAAAATACTGATGG GCCCAGAACGCAGGAGTGCGGAGATTGATCAGAGGAATAAAGAAATCACAGCATACCACGAGTCAGGCCATGCTATTATTGCTTATTACACTAAAGGCGCCATGCCCATAAATAAAGCCACCATTATGCCGAGAGGCCCTACTTTAGGTCAT GTGTCCATGCTTCCAGAGAGTGACCGCTGGAGTGAAACACGTGCTCAGCTTCTGGCGCAGATGGATGTCAGCATGGGTGGCAGAGTGGCTGAGGAGCTCATTTTTGGCAATGAAAATATCACTACTG GAGCATCAAGTGATTTTGACAGTGCtacaaaaatagcaaaaatgaTGGTGACCAGATTTGGAATGAGTGAAAAG TTGGGTGTCATGACATACGCTGACCTCACCAAGCAGAGCCCAGAAACGCAGGCAGCCATCGAACATGAAGTCAGGATACTTCTGAGG GATTCCTACGAGCGTGCTAAAACGCTCCTAAAGTCCCGTGCTAAAGAGCACAAAAATCTGGCCGAGGCTTTACTGCAGTATGAGACGTTAGATGCCAAAGAGATCCAGTTGGTCTTGGAGGGAAAAACATTAGAGGGTCACGGGAGATGA